GGCGGCGGTATGGCTGTACAACGCCCAGTCGCTGAAAAATGGCAAACAGTTACAAAATCTAAATTAATGGAAGGGTATGGTTTAACCGAGTGTTCTCCTTTAGTTACTGTAAGTCCTTATGACTTAACTGCATATAATGGCTCAATTGGTTTACCGGCTCCTAGTACCGAAATTAAATTAATTCTTGATAATGGGCAAGAAGCGGCAAAGGGTGAACCAGGTGAACTTTGGGTTAAAGGCCCGCAAGTTATGCTTGGTTACTATAAACGCCCAGATGCAACCGCTGAGAGTTTACAAGATGGCTGGTTTGCTACCGGTGACATAGCAACGTATGACGACGAAGGTTTCTTTTATATTGTCGATCGTAAAAAAGATATGATTATTGTCTCGGGCTTTAATGTATTCCCTAACGAAATTGAAGAAGTTGTTGCTATGCACGACGGAGTGCTTGAAGTAGCAGCTATTGGCATCCCTCACGATACGAGTGGTGAACAAGTTAAAGTTTTTGTTGTAAAAAAAGACCCTTCTTTAACTGAAAAAGATATAATAAAACACTGTCGTGATAATTTAACTAATTATAAGGTGCCTAAGCTTGTTGAGTTTAGGGATGAGTTACCTAAAACTAACGTAGGTAAGATTCTCAGAAGAGCCTTGAAAGATTAGCAACCATTAAAAAAGCCGACATATGTCGGCTTTTTTATTGTAGGAGACTAAGTGCAATACCAATTAATTGAAACCCAAAATCAACTTAATACATTTGTTGAGCAAATTAAAAACAAACCCGTTTTAGCCATAGATACAGAGTTTATGCGTCGTCGTACTTTGTACCCAGAAGTTGCACTTATTCAAGTTTATGATGGCGAGCATTTAGCACTTATAGACCCACTGGCAGAACTGTCATTATTCGATTTTTGGCAAATTTTAAAAGATCCTGTTGTTTTAAAAGTATTTCATTCTCCTTCAGAAGACATAGAAGTTTTTCAAAAGTACGCAGGGTTTGTTCCTTCCCCGTTATTCGATACTCAATTTGCACTGCAAATTTTAGGCGAAGGAAACTGCATGGGCTTTGCCCTAATGGTAAAAACCTTACTGGATATTGAAATAGATAAAAGTGAATCACGCACAAATTGGTTGCAACGCCCATTAACAACTAAACAATTAGAGTACGCTGCTGCCGATGCCTATCATTTATTACCCTGTTTTAATCTTATTATTGACAGTGTAAAAGCCGCCGATTTATTTAATATTGTTATTAGCGAAAGTGAGTTAGTAGCTAATAAGCGTGAATTTCAAACCCCAGATGAGCTGCTCTATAAAGACATTAAAAATGCGTGGCAACTCAGACCACATGAACTTGCAATATTAAGAGAGCTGGCAGTATGGCGTCGAAATAAAGCAATTCGTAAAAATTTAGCACTTAACTTTGTATTAAAAGAACATAATATGACAGAAATTGCTAAACGAGGCCCTGCCAGTTTAAATGCATTAAGGCAAATTCCGGGCGTTGAGGCGATAGAAGTGAACCGCTCGGGAGTCGAAATACTAAAGTGTATTGAACAAGCAAAAGTATTGCCTGAGGAGCAACACCCGGCAATTTTAAAGCGTTTAATAGACTTTCCTAGTTATAAAAAAGTAGCGAAAGAAATAAAACAAAAAATTAATAAAGTTGCCAAAGAACATAATATTCCAGAGGATGTAATGGCTTCTAAAAAGCAGGTTAATCAACTGATTAGTTGGAATTGGAAGTTATCTGCAACACAAAAAGAGCAGCATATTAAACCAGATTTGCTTAGTTCTTGGCGCTATTCTTTTGTAAAAGATACACTAAAAGAATGGGATGTTTGATCGTATTTAAGTCTCTTGGTTAGCTTACATAGGTAACTTACTTAATAGTGTAGTGAGCTAACAGGTATAAATACTAAGCTGTTATAAGTACACCTAATATTGGGTGGCAGTTATAATAACTTTATTAATTTATTTGCTATTCATCGAGTGGTATTGTGTATATGCCACTGTTATTAAAGTGCTTTTTATGAAAGTTGAAACAATAAAACGTAAACTACTAGAACTGTGTAAACCAGCTTGGATATTAGCCATTTTGGTTGCTTTTAATGGTTACTGGTTAATTAAACCGGTTGTTGCACGTATGCTCGAAATGCTACCAGGTGTATTAAACTGGTCGCTCGATTGGTTAAATTTAATTGATAAAATAGGAATAACAGAACTACCGCGCTTTATTTTAGGTGCAGGCTTAATAATAATGTCGGTTGGCTTAGCTTTAAAAGCACGTTTAGCGTGGGCTTTTTCACTGATATTATTAATAGTGGTTGCGGTTATTAGTATTTCATCGTCAAGCTCTGGGCTAATATTATTGTCTTACACTATGGTTGTGAGCATGCTATTACTCGTATATTGGAAAAGCTTTGATGGCTCTAGTATTACCGCAGGTAGTTTGTTTGCTCTAACCAGCACAGGTGCATTAATGCTTTATGCTGTGTTTGGCACTTTGTATTTAGGCAGCGAGTTTAGTACCCCTATTACCGATTTACCCACTGCATTTTATTTTTCTATTGTGAGTATGTCGACGGTAGGCTATGGCGATCTTTACCCTGTAACGTCTACGGCGCGACTATTTACAGCATCAATTATTGTTATGGGTATTACCGTTTTTGCTACTTCTATCAGTGCTATTATTGGCCCTGTGATTGGTGGTAATCTTAAAAAAATTGTTAAAGGTAGGATTTCGAACGTAATGAGAAAAAATCATTTTATTATTTTAGGTATTTCACCCACCGCACACAGTGTTTATGCCGGTTTGGTAGAGCGTGGCGATGCAGTTACTTTAGTGTGCCCAACAGGGTCTGAACACGAATACCCGGTAGATGCAGACATTGTTTATGGCGACTCAAGCTCGGCAGATATCTTAATAGAAGCGGGCGCTAAAAAGGCAAATTATATTTTAGCGTTACGTAATGATGATGCTGAAAATGCGTTTAGTATTTTAGCGGCTAAAGAAGTTGCTGGCGAGGACACCAAAACAATTGCTTTGGTTAATTCAAGTAAACATATTCCGCAAATTAAGCGCGTAAAACCTGACGTAGTATTTTCATTGCAATTACTCGGCAGTGAGTTGTTAGTGAGAACCCTAAAGGGTGAGACTATTGATAATAAACTGATCACTAAATTGTTCTTTGGTGATGAAGAATAAGCCTGGCTAAAGCGCTATTTTATTAAGAATAAGCGCTCGTAATTACTGAGTTATAAAACGCTTAAATAGAGTAACTAAAAAGTATTGTGACCCAATAAAGTGCTATTTTGCATTGGCTCCTGGGTCACAAAATTACTTTCCTACCGTAGTTATTGTGCCATTTCCTGTAAAATCACATCAAGATTAGCTTTAGATTTAGCAACACTTTGCATTGGCGTTAAACCATGCGGGTATTCTTCTTGCTCTAATACCAGCCATTGAGTACCGCCGTGCTGAATTAATGACTTTATCAGTGACTGCCAAGAATAACTATTTTCACCAATAATAGGACTTAGACCATCATTTTTATGGGTGCGAATTTTTAAATGGGTTGATATTGTACGTTGCGGATAATTTTTCACGTAAGTGAGAGGGTTCTTCCCTGCATAATTAACCCAACCAATATCGAGTTGCAGTGGCATATTAGCCGGTGTTTGGGTCGCAATGTAATCCCAATAAGTAGCGCCTTTATAATGGTTAAACTCTTGATCATGATTATGAAAGCCAATCTGCATATCGTAACGTTGGGCTATATTATTTACTGCAATTAGTTGCTTGGTTAAAGCAATTACACCAGTTGGGTGCCATGCGCGTTCATCCCATGGTACAAATAATAACGATACGCCTAAGGTTTTATAAAATAGAAGGGTGTCTGAAATGCTCTCATTCGTTAGTACTTCAAAGCCAATATGCGCACTGCTAGCAACTAAATTTAAATCACTGAGTTTGCGTTTTAGCTTGCTCGGATCATCGCGGTAACTACCAAAATCACCGGCAAACTCTACACCTTGAAAACCCATAGCAGAGAGCGACTGTAGTGTACCTTCAAAGTCTGCCTTTAATGCATCTTTAACCGACCAAAGCTGTACACTTACAGGCGGGAGTGCTTTTGCTGTTTTAGCACTCACTTGCAACGCACTGCAGCTTAGCGTTACAACACCAATAAATAGCAACGTTTTTAGTTGCCAAAATTTTGTATTAAACATCACAAAATACCTATTAAATAAGCAAAGAGGTTGTTCGCTCTTTGCTTTCGTTTCTTTTATGTAGCCATCGTTAGATTAATAGCATTAATTTAAATCAGTCTTTATAAGCGTATTCGCTTAAGCCTAGTTCTGCTAACACATGTTCTAAATGTGCTTTGGCTTCATCGCTAGGGCCAGGGTAATCACCAGCAATAGGTACATTACCTAAGTAACCGATATCTTTACAGCCTTGTGGCGTGCAAAAGTAAGCACCTAACACCAAGTTTTTAAAGCGTAAAAAAGCATCACTTATACGTTGAAACTGAGCGGGTATATCTTCACTAACATAGGCAATATCATTTAATATAGCGGTTTGTTGCTCACTATTTAATTGCACAAAATTAGTTTTAAAACGAAGTGCTGCCTCATCGTCAATCCACGCTAATCCATGCAGGATAGCGACTCTATCTTTTTGCTGGCCGTTATAAGGCGCGCTTACCCATTCATTAATTACACTTGGTACCTGCACTTGTGAAGCACTTGGATTATTACCCTCTTGCGGTACTATGTAATCTGCAAGTACAGCGACGAGTGTCAGCTGGGCATTAGTTAAGGTGAGCGGCCAAGGCGATTCTGGTGGGAGCACCATATTTGGATCTGTACCATAACCTTTACCTGTTACTGGGGCTATGTCTATATCAGGCCAATGGCCAGCTTTGCTCATAGAACCATCGAGTGCTTTAGTGCAACCAGCACTTAGTGACACGGCCGATCCTGCGGCGAGTAGCCCAAGCCATTTTAATGATTCACGACGTGACATTCCAGAAGCGTATTTGTTAGAGTTGATGCGATCTTGTGTATCCATGTTATAGCACCCCTTTTTCAATTTGTTTTGCAAGCCACGTTGAGTTACGCATTGCGAGTGTCATTATTGTTAAAGTACAATTTTTATGTGGATTTGATGCAAATACACCGGCATCCATAATAAATAGGTTTTCGCATTCCCAGGTCTGACCCCATTGATTAGTAACAGACTCTTTTGGCGAGCTACCCATTCTGGTAGTACCTACTTCATGAATAATTTCACCACCTTTAGAAATCGCTTTTTCTGCAGACGGTAATTTACCGACCTTAGCACCCATATTTTCTAAAATTTGTTTTGCTGTTTTTAAGCCGTGTTCAATTTGCTTAAGCTCTCGGTCTGACCATCTAAAATGGAATTTAGAAACGGGGATCCCCCATTTATCTTTAACGGTTTCGTCAATTTCCATGTAAGTGTCTTTGTTTGGGAGCATCTCGCCACGCAGCGCAAAGCCAACATAAGAGCCATATGCATCACGAACTTGTTGCTTAAGGGCAGGCCCATATCCTTGTTTATCACCCGACACACCTGAACCTGGCTGATTAAAGCCGCTACTTATTTCAAAGTGGTAGCCACGTGGAAAGTCAAGCTCACCTTTGGCATGTGCTTTGTGTCCCCACCAAGGAATAAACAAGTGGTTGCCAGTATGGCCATCTTCGTTATAACGCGGGCGTCCTTTTAAAGCCGGAATTTGCGCGCCTAACCAAGCACCAGTAGAGTCCATCAAGTTACGGCCTACCTGATCGCTCGAGTTAGCTAAACCTTTAGGGTGTTTGGCTGTTTTAGAGTTCAGCAAAATACGCGCTGATTCACATGCACTGGCAGCAAGAATTACCACATCAGCTGAGAGAGTATGCTCAGTTACAGATTTTTTCTCAACATAGGTCACACCCGTTACTTTACCAGCGTCATTTACCGCGACAGATTTAACCATAGCGTCGGTAACAATTTTTAAATTACCGGTCGCCATTGCCATAGGTAGTAGGGAAGTTGTGGTTTGAAAAGCAGCACCAATAGAGCAGCCGCTACCACAAGGTGTCGCATAAAAACACGCCATGCGATCATCTTTATTACGTGTAAGTACGGCTCTGTGCATAGGGACTGCAGCAATACCTAATTTTTTAGCACTGGCTGCAATTAGTAACTCCGGCACTCTGGGTGTTGGTGGCGGCTGTAAAACACCGGGTGCAGAAGGAGGCATATCGTCTAAACCTGTATTAGTTCCACAAATACCAACGAGTTCTTCAGTTTTGTCATACCAAGGTGCAATATCTTCATACACAAACGGCCAATCGGCGCCTTGGCCGTCTTGACTCTTACCTTTAAAGTCGTGTTCACTAAAGCGCAACGAATAGCGTCCCCAGTGATTGGTTCGCCCACCGAGCATACGTGCTCGCCACCAATAAAAATCGGTACCTTTGGCATTTGTGTAGGGCTCGTCTGGTACTTGCCAACCACCATCTACGGTAGCATCGTAAAAACCAAAGCTTTTATCTTTAGTGCCTGCTCCCATTAGAGGGGCTTCGCTATTGCGGCGAAACATTGGGCTTTCCGTTTTCGGATCGTAGTCTCTACCAGCTTCTAATAATAAAACTTTATGGCCCAGTTTAGTTAATGTATAAGCGGCCATTGCACCGCCAGCACCCGAACCAACAACCAGTACTTTATGATCGAATTTAGACATAGTTATAGCTCCTTAATTTTTATATTTTTAAACCAAACTTTGTCACCATGATCTTGCAGACCAATATGCCCTTGCTCAGCCGTTGCAAAGTTTTCCCACGTAGCAAATTTACTATTGGCCACTAAGGTGTTCCAGGTAGTACTGCCAATTACAATACTGGTAGTGCTGATACCGTTTTGCCAGACCTGTAAGTGCATATCCTGCATGCGAATACGTACATGGTTCCAGTTATTTGCAAGTTTATGAGCTGCTTTTGGTGCTGCAAAAAGATCGTAAATAGAGCCAGATAAATGAGAATCTATTTTATTATCTGAGTGTTCTACATTATCTAAAATTTGAATTTCTGGCGCATGGGAATAGATCATACTGCCAGTTTCGTCGGCTAATACAAAAATACCGCTGTTGCCTTTTGTAGAGATCTTCCAATCCATTTGTAATTCGTAGTCGCGGTACATTTTTTTAGTGAGAATATCGCCGCCACCTTGCGTTAGGGTCATGGCGTTATCTTCAATTTTCCATGCTGAGTTAACCGTGTCACTTTTAAAGTTACGCCACATAGACATATCTTTACCATTAAAAAGTGATTGCCAGCCGGCTTTTTGCTCTTCTATGGTTAGTTGGTTATCTGGTGTATGGGCATAAGCACAGCTACTAAAAGCCAGTGCAAGTGACAACATTTTGAATGATTTAAGCATAATGTAACCTCGTTTATTTATTTTTAATGGTTGCTAGACGCGTTTTTTAGCGTTTTATTTTTATTCATAACCAGATGAAACCCAGCAAAAACCACAATTAATATAATAGGGAAAATAAGCAGGTTTCCTAACACTGTTTGCCCTGCTAATACTTGAGTTTGCTGCACCGTTAAGTTTGCCGCTTCGGCTTCTTTACTTGCGGCATCAATCCAATGACCGATTACCGGGTTCCACATGCTAACTGCAAACATGCCGGCACCGCCCATTAATGACATACCCAAAGCGCCTGTTTTAGGGGCGAATTCTGCAACGCAGCCAAGCATGGTGGGCCAAAAGTAAGTGACGCCAACGGCAAACATTGCTGCTGCAAAGTAAATAGCGTTACCTTGCACTTGGCTCATTAAAAATATTCCTGCGGTTGCAAAGATTGCTGATCCAAGCAGTACCCCAGTTGGGCTAAAACGATGAACAATTGGCCCTGCAAAAAATCTGCCTGTAGCCATAAGGCCAGTTATAAGCGCTAAAATCACCATAGGTGAAGCACCCGAAGAGCCTAAAATCTTTTCTATCCATTGTTGTGTGCCAAACTCGGTAATGGCAGTCACTGTCATACAAACAATCAGGAATAAATACACAGGTGATAGTAGATTTTTTAGGTTTTTGCTGGTTGAGTTTACTTGCATATCAAACTGTGGAAACTGTGATTTGAGTATCATCACACCATATATAATGGTTGGAATAAGAATTAATGCCACTTGCCATTGCCAGTTTAATCCTACAGCAGTCATAGCGCTTGAAGCCAAAGCTCCAATTACGATGCCACCTGGAAACCAAACGTGAAAACGATTGAGCATAGTGGTGGTGTTTTTTGGAAACATTTGAGCAATTAGTGGGTTACAGCCAGCTTCAACAGAGCCATTAGCAAAACCAATTAAAAAGGTAGAGACTAACAATCCCCAAAATCCGTCTGCGGTAATGGTTAAAATGAGCCCAGCAAAGTGACAAACAAAAGCCAGTGCTACAAGTCGTTTAGCTCCAATAGCATTATATATAAAGCCGCCGACCATGGTGGCAACCGGGAAACCTAAAAAGGCCATGGCGTTAACCCAACCTAGCTGAGTGCTAGTAAGGCCAAACTGTTCACCTAGTTGGCCTAATATTCCGGCGCGGATCGCAAATGTCATTGAGGTAACAATTAATGCAATACAGCAGAGCCTAAATACTAGGCGGTTGTTATTATTATTATCATTCATTAGCGATATCCTATTTAATACCTAAAATGCGATTGTTACGTTGGGTATCTGTTTCAGCTCGACTAAAATCGTCGAATGCCTTATCAGTTGGGCGGATCAGATGGTGTTTAATAAATTCAGCCCCTTCTTTTGCGCCATCCTCTGGATGTTTAATACAACATTCCCACTCTAAAACAGCCCAGCCATCAAAGCCGTACTGAGTTAATTTGCTAAAAATACTTTTAAAGTCAATTTGCCCATCACCTAAAGAGCGAAACCTTCCTGGGCGGTCTTGCCAGTTTTGATAGCCGCCATATACGCCAGAGCGACCGTTAGGAGTAAATTCGGCATCTTTAACATGAAATGCTTTTATCCGTTCATGGTAAATGTCTATAAATGCAAGGTAATCAAGTTGTTGAAGTACAAAATGACTAGGATCATAAAGAATATTTACGCGCGGATGATTATTGGTTGCCGCTAAAAAGCGTTCAAACGAAACACCGTCATGTAAATCTTCACCAGGGTGAAGTTCAAAGCACACGTCCACACCCATTTCGTCAAAGCAATCTAGTATAGGCAGCCAACGTTTAGCTAATTCTGCAAACCCTTGTTCAACCAGTCCTTGTGGACGTTGCGGCCAAGGATAAAAAGTATGCCAAAGTAATGCCCCAGAAAAAGTTGCATGGGTTTTTAATCCCAACTTTTGGCTTGCTTTGGCTGCTAGCATTAATTGCTCTTTTGCCCATACGGTTCTTGCTGCGGGGTTACCTTTAACTGCTTGCGGCGCAAAATTATCGAACATTTCATCGTATGCTGGATGTACTGCGACTAACTGCCCTTGCAAGTGAGTCGACAACTCTGAAACTGTAAGCCCTGCGTCTGCTGCAATACCAGTTACTTCATCGCAGTATTGCTGGCTTTGAGCTGCTTTTTTTAAATCAAATAGGTCAGAATTTGAAGTTGGCAGTTGAATTGCCTTATAACCTAAGTTACTCGCCCAGTGGCAAATGTCTTTAAAATTATTGAATGGCGGTTTATCTGAGATAAATTGTGCTAAAAATATCGCCGGTCCTTTTATTTCTTTCATTATTATTTTATCCAATTTTAAAAGTATGCCATTTGGTATCTTGTGCTGATGCAGACACCGCATTTTCAATAAATGCCATGCCACGAATTGCTTCATGAATACCGGGTACATCAAACTCGCTGTTTACTGTTGTCAGCCCTGATTTACTGGCTTGAACTTGCTTCGCAAAATTTACATAAATATTAGCGAACGCTTCAAGGTATCCCTCAGGGTGGCCTGCTGGAGTGCGTAATGCATTTGTGGCAGCGTTACAAAGTGGGCCAACACCAGCGCGTAACAAAGTAGCTGGAGCGTTATGGCTTCTTAACCACAAGCTATTAGGCTCCATTTGTGACCATTCAATACTGGCCTTATCGCCATATATACGCAGGGTAAGGTTGTTTTCTTCGCCCAAGGCAATTTGGCTGGCAATTAACACACCTTTACTGTGATTGTTAAAGC
This genomic stretch from Pseudoalteromonas translucida KMM 520 harbors:
- a CDS encoding MFS transporter, which translates into the protein MNDNNNNNRLVFRLCCIALIVTSMTFAIRAGILGQLGEQFGLTSTQLGWVNAMAFLGFPVATMVGGFIYNAIGAKRLVALAFVCHFAGLILTITADGFWGLLVSTFLIGFANGSVEAGCNPLIAQMFPKNTTTMLNRFHVWFPGGIVIGALASSAMTAVGLNWQWQVALILIPTIIYGVMILKSQFPQFDMQVNSTSKNLKNLLSPVYLFLIVCMTVTAITEFGTQQWIEKILGSSGASPMVILALITGLMATGRFFAGPIVHRFSPTGVLLGSAIFATAGIFLMSQVQGNAIYFAAAMFAVGVTYFWPTMLGCVAEFAPKTGALGMSLMGGAGMFAVSMWNPVIGHWIDAASKEAEAANLTVQQTQVLAGQTVLGNLLIFPIILIVVFAGFHLVMNKNKTLKNASSNH
- a CDS encoding 3-keto-disaccharide hydrolase is translated as MLKSFKMLSLALAFSSCAYAHTPDNQLTIEEQKAGWQSLFNGKDMSMWRNFKSDTVNSAWKIEDNAMTLTQGGGDILTKKMYRDYELQMDWKISTKGNSGIFVLADETGSMIYSHAPEIQILDNVEHSDNKIDSHLSGSIYDLFAAPKAAHKLANNWNHVRIRMQDMHLQVWQNGISTTSIVIGSTTWNTLVANSKFATWENFATAEQGHIGLQDHGDKVWFKNIKIKEL
- the kch gene encoding voltage-gated potassium channel protein → MKVETIKRKLLELCKPAWILAILVAFNGYWLIKPVVARMLEMLPGVLNWSLDWLNLIDKIGITELPRFILGAGLIIMSVGLALKARLAWAFSLILLIVVAVISISSSSSGLILLSYTMVVSMLLLVYWKSFDGSSITAGSLFALTSTGALMLYAVFGTLYLGSEFSTPITDLPTAFYFSIVSMSTVGYGDLYPVTSTARLFTASIIVMGITVFATSISAIIGPVIGGNLKKIVKGRISNVMRKNHFIILGISPTAHSVYAGLVERGDAVTLVCPTGSEHEYPVDADIVYGDSSSADILIEAGAKKANYILALRNDDAENAFSILAAKEVAGEDTKTIALVNSSKHIPQIKRVKPDVVFSLQLLGSELLVRTLKGETIDNKLITKLFFGDEE
- a CDS encoding sugar phosphate isomerase/epimerase family protein is translated as MKEIKGPAIFLAQFISDKPPFNNFKDICHWASNLGYKAIQLPTSNSDLFDLKKAAQSQQYCDEVTGIAADAGLTVSELSTHLQGQLVAVHPAYDEMFDNFAPQAVKGNPAARTVWAKEQLMLAAKASQKLGLKTHATFSGALLWHTFYPWPQRPQGLVEQGFAELAKRWLPILDCFDEMGVDVCFELHPGEDLHDGVSFERFLAATNNHPRVNILYDPSHFVLQQLDYLAFIDIYHERIKAFHVKDAEFTPNGRSGVYGGYQNWQDRPGRFRSLGDGQIDFKSIFSKLTQYGFDGWAVLEWECCIKHPEDGAKEGAEFIKHHLIRPTDKAFDDFSRAETDTQRNNRILGIK
- a CDS encoding sugar phosphate isomerase/epimerase family protein, with protein sequence MFNTKFWQLKTLLFIGVVTLSCSALQVSAKTAKALPPVSVQLWSVKDALKADFEGTLQSLSAMGFQGVEFAGDFGSYRDDPSKLKRKLSDLNLVASSAHIGFEVLTNESISDTLLFYKTLGVSLLFVPWDERAWHPTGVIALTKQLIAVNNIAQRYDMQIGFHNHDQEFNHYKGATYWDYIATQTPANMPLQLDIGWVNYAGKNPLTYVKNYPQRTISTHLKIRTHKNDGLSPIIGENSYSWQSLIKSLIQHGGTQWLVLEQEEYPHGLTPMQSVAKSKANLDVILQEMAQ
- the rnd gene encoding ribonuclease D, translated to MQYQLIETQNQLNTFVEQIKNKPVLAIDTEFMRRRTLYPEVALIQVYDGEHLALIDPLAELSLFDFWQILKDPVVLKVFHSPSEDIEVFQKYAGFVPSPLFDTQFALQILGEGNCMGFALMVKTLLDIEIDKSESRTNWLQRPLTTKQLEYAAADAYHLLPCFNLIIDSVKAADLFNIVISESELVANKREFQTPDELLYKDIKNAWQLRPHELAILRELAVWRRNKAIRKNLALNFVLKEHNMTEIAKRGPASLNALRQIPGVEAIEVNRSGVEILKCIEQAKVLPEEQHPAILKRLIDFPSYKKVAKEIKQKINKVAKEHNIPEDVMASKKQVNQLISWNWKLSATQKEQHIKPDLLSSWRYSFVKDTLKEWDV
- a CDS encoding GMC family oxidoreductase codes for the protein MSKFDHKVLVVGSGAGGAMAAYTLTKLGHKVLLLEAGRDYDPKTESPMFRRNSEAPLMGAGTKDKSFGFYDATVDGGWQVPDEPYTNAKGTDFYWWRARMLGGRTNHWGRYSLRFSEHDFKGKSQDGQGADWPFVYEDIAPWYDKTEELVGICGTNTGLDDMPPSAPGVLQPPPTPRVPELLIAASAKKLGIAAVPMHRAVLTRNKDDRMACFYATPCGSGCSIGAAFQTTTSLLPMAMATGNLKIVTDAMVKSVAVNDAGKVTGVTYVEKKSVTEHTLSADVVILAASACESARILLNSKTAKHPKGLANSSDQVGRNLMDSTGAWLGAQIPALKGRPRYNEDGHTGNHLFIPWWGHKAHAKGELDFPRGYHFEISSGFNQPGSGVSGDKQGYGPALKQQVRDAYGSYVGFALRGEMLPNKDTYMEIDETVKDKWGIPVSKFHFRWSDRELKQIEHGLKTAKQILENMGAKVGKLPSAEKAISKGGEIIHEVGTTRMGSSPKESVTNQWGQTWECENLFIMDAGVFASNPHKNCTLTIMTLAMRNSTWLAKQIEKGVL
- a CDS encoding gluconate 2-dehydrogenase subunit 3 family protein; amino-acid sequence: MDTQDRINSNKYASGMSRRESLKWLGLLAAGSAVSLSAGCTKALDGSMSKAGHWPDIDIAPVTGKGYGTDPNMVLPPESPWPLTLTNAQLTLVAVLADYIVPQEGNNPSASQVQVPSVINEWVSAPYNGQQKDRVAILHGLAWIDDEAALRFKTNFVQLNSEQQTAILNDIAYVSEDIPAQFQRISDAFLRFKNLVLGAYFCTPQGCKDIGYLGNVPIAGDYPGPSDEAKAHLEHVLAELGLSEYAYKD